In the Zingiber officinale cultivar Zhangliang chromosome 5A, Zo_v1.1, whole genome shotgun sequence genome, CTCGTATCTTTTATGATTGTCATACTAATGACACCAGAAACCTTGTATTCCTGATTGTAGATTCTTTCTTGTTGTCGCCTGTGTCAAAAGGAAATGTGTTGCATTAGATCTGAACTTAAATTTTTTCCTTCAATTAGATCTCGTGAAATCACCCTAGGGGAGAACAGTGGCAGAATCTAGCATTTGGATTATAGCGAGAATTGCTTAACTTGGGCATTTCGATTAATATTTATCATATGTGATATTAATGTCTGAAATTTAACAACTATCTATTCATTTGGAAGTTGAATATACTTGATCATGTGCACTTGCATTGCAACTTCTTGGTTAGGAGTGGGACTAAACAACCATTACATTCACTTCAATTTGCAAATAGtcacaaaattaatatagtgAGAAATGGTGTGGCATGTAATGACTGATACCTTTTCCATCAGTGTGCTTCTTTAGTGTGTGGAGAGCTACCTTGCATTACTTGGCTTTTGattcttttactctcttcttaTATCCGACAATCTATTTGCCATTCTTACAGAGTTAGCAGAAACTGCATCCAAACTGCAAAAAAAAGTGGCAGAAATGCATCGTGAGAGGTCCAACAACATGAAGATGCCAAGTTTTTCCAGCCAAGAGAATCACATGGTTCCTTACAAAGGTAATTTAATAGCCATGTTTTTTTTCAACCGGACTTAACCAGCAAGTTCAAGGTTAATTCGATCCAACTTAAACAGACCTTGCAAAATTCACTGAGGCACTAATTTGCATGGTTTTGTAGGGCTGCCTGCAAAAATTGAAGATATTCAAGAGATCGTAAGCATTCTGAACACTCAGTCATAGATTTTCTGATGTGCCTGTTTGAACCTAACATATGCATCCTAATGCTTGTTTTAGATTTTGCAACATCTCAGAAAGTGATCTAACGTGTTACTGACTTTTTATCTCAAGCAGTTACTATTGTTCCTAGTCGGCATTAAACTTGATGATTATGAGAAAATCCCATTGTATCATTTTCTCTCCTAATTCTCTGTTAAAAAGTTGATATATTCATGGTGTATACTGGTAACCATCAAAGCAAGCTTAAATCATCAAAACACTAACAAGAAGCAGACACAAACAAAAAGATGAATTGTGAAGAAACCTTGATTCCTGGATCTGGTTTCTTTTCCTAGGGACACCTTTCCTCCTCCTCAGGCTTTAAAGCATCATCAATGGCACCAACTCATGTCTTTTGATTATCCTAATCAAAAACATTCTTCGGTTTAAAAACATATAACATTCATTACGTCATGCATTCTCATTGGATTACTACAAATCtacccataaaatctatttaTAAGTCAAACCACAGCTCGCCAGCAAGCGGAAAACGTAGAGGACGAAGAAAGAGACATGGGGTTCCCCGTCGGCGGCTACTCCGAGCTGCTCCTCCCTCGGACGCTCCTCGGCCTCACCCTCCTGCTGGGCTACCTGCGCCGCCTCGTCTCGGACGCCTTCAGCGCCTGCCTCGGCGTCCTCCTCTTTGACGACGGCTTGCGCGTCCGCCGCCGTCAATCCACAGCGCTGGCCGTCGACCGGGCGCTCCCCGCCACGCGATACGACGGCGACTGCCACGGCCGCGGCAGCGGCTGCGCCATCTGTCTGTGCGAGTTCGAGCAGGGGGAGGCGGTGCGGAAACTGAGCGATTGTCGCCACGTGTTCCACCGCGGCTGCCTCGACCGCTGGGTGGAGCATGGCCGGAGCACCTGCCCCCTCTGCCGTGCTCCGCTGGTCAGCGACCTCGCTTGGGACGCCGCGCCTCACGCTTACCATGACGACGACTGCGACGACTTCGCTCCCACAACTCGGGCCATGCTTCTCCTTGATCAACTCTTTTCCGCCTCGTGGTTCAATTCCGCAGCCGACTAATCTTTGGACAGAGAATTGCTCGAACCCACAAATCTAAgcctttaattccaattaaattcaacaaaacataacaaataaaattcgtt is a window encoding:
- the LOC121981102 gene encoding brassinosteroid-responsive RING protein 1-like produces the protein MGFPVGGYSELLLPRTLLGLTLLLGYLRRLVSDAFSACLGVLLFDDGLRVRRRQSTALAVDRALPATRYDGDCHGRGSGCAICLCEFEQGEAVRKLSDCRHVFHRGCLDRWVEHGRSTCPLCRAPLVSDLAWDAAPHAYHDDDCDDFAPTTRAMLLLDQLFSASWFNSAAD